The Triticum aestivum cultivar Chinese Spring chromosome 7B, IWGSC CS RefSeq v2.1, whole genome shotgun sequence genome window below encodes:
- the LOC123162128 gene encoding actin-related protein 3, giving the protein MDPSERPAVVFDNGTGYSKLGFAGNSEPSFTIPTVVAVNESFLDQSEQCSSANWLAQYNAGVMADLDFFIGDEALSHFKTSGLYSLRSPIRHGQVNDWDTMERFWQQSIFNYLRCNPEEHYFLLTDSPVSTPESRECMGEIMFETFNVPGLYISVQSVLSLSAGFAYLKTLSEEDSEDSVSDMTGVVVDIGDGAPHIVPVVNGYVIGSSIKSFPLSGSDVTQFVMQLLQERGELLPPDDALDIARRVKETYCYTPSDIVKEFKKHDSKPSKYIKQWSAIKPKTGIPYTIDIGYERFLGPEIFFHPEMYSADFSTPLPELIDSCVQSAPIDTRRALYKNIVLSGGTTMFKDFHKRLQNNIKKIVDERVAETNAHHHVEVKPVEVNVVTHPIQSYAVWFGGSVAASSHEFFECCHTKEDYEEHGASICRTSTVFKGMY; this is encoded by the exons aTGGACCCCTCCGAGCGCCCCGCCGTCGTATTCGACAACGGCACAGG GTACAGCAAACTTGGGTTTGCTGGTAACTCCGAGCCGTCTTTCACCATCCCTACTGTAGTAGCTGTGAATGAATCTTTCTTGGACCAATCAGAGCAGTGCAGTAGTGCAAATTGGCTAGCACAGTATAATGCAGGTGTCATGGCTGATCTTGATTTTTTTATCGGGGATGAGGCTCTGTCACATTTTAAAACTAGTGGCCTGTACAGTTTAAGAAGCCCAATTCGTCATGGTCAG GTGAATGACTGGGATACAATGGAGAGATTTTGGCAGCAATCCATTTTCAATTATCTACGGTGCAATCCTGAGGAACACTACTTCCTACTTACAGATAGCCCTGTCAGTACGCCGGAAAGTCGTGAATGTATGGGAGAAATTATGTTTGAGACCTTTAATGTCCCTGGTCTATATATTTCTGTGCAATCTGTGCTCAGCCTTTCTGCTGGATTTGCATATCTGAAAACTCTTTCTGAAGAGGATTCAGAAGATTCTGTG TCTGATATGACAGGTGTAGTAGTTGACATTGGGGATGGAGCTCCACATATTGTGCCAGTTGTAAACGGCTATGTAATTGGGAGTAGCATAAAGTCTTTTCCTCTTTCGGGAAGTGATGTAACTCAGTTTGTTATGCAGCTCTTACAG GAAAGGGGTGAGCTTCTTCCACCTGATGATGCTTTGGATATAGCTCGTAGGGTGAAAGAAACGTATTGCTATACTCCTTCAGacattgtcaag GAGTTCAAGAAGCATGACAGCAAGCCTAGTAAATATATCAAACAATGGTCTGCAATCAAACCGAAGACTGGGATTCCATACACAATTGACATTGGATATGAGCGTTTTCTTGGACCAGAG ATCTTCTTCCATCCTGAGATGTACTCTGCTGACTTCTCCACTCCTTTACCTGAACTGATTGACAGCTGTGTTCAATCTGCGCCAATTGACACAAGGAGAGCTTTGTATAAG AACATAGTATTATCTGGTGGAACTACCATGTTTAAAGACTTCCACAAGAGACTCCAAAATAATATAAAGAAGATAGTAGACGAACGTGTTGCCGAAACTAATGCACATCATCATGTGGAGGTGAAA CCTGTTGAGGTCAACGTAGTCACCCATCCTATACAGAGCTACGCAGTTTGGTTCGGGGGTTCTGTAGCTGCATCCAGCCATGAATTCTTCGAG TGTTGCCACACAAAGGAAGATTACGAGGAGCATGGAGCAAGCATCTGCCGAACAAGCACCGTTTTCAAAGGAATGTACTGA
- the LOC123162127 gene encoding transcription factor ICE1 gives MLSRFNNSLWMQEDDGHEQQGLGHEQPAAMGMMPMMGQEAGHHHDQHLLAMPTRGDGGFRAPSMLDEDWYFGAGAVGDGAANGSMALVPAAMEASGSSSGFGAGPQIFPLLNLGGSGPFDVSGFDLGGSGAGGGDFTAFLGAGNASNTSPVSLLPHGNAGFLGSFGGFGTAPAQMTEFGGLAGFDLFDTGAGGGGGGGSGSSSEGPAAPVSLTAPFSGRGKAAVLRPLEIFPPVGAQPTLFQKRALRRNAGEEDDDKKRKAAAAAEGSALSAGCDTMLDDADEDMGSIDASGLNYDSEDGRGVEESGRKDGKESNANSTVTGGAAAEGKGKKKGMPAKNLMAERRRRKKLNDRLYMLRSVVPKISKMDRASILGDAIEYLKELLHKISDLQNELESSPSMPSLPPTPTSFHPLTPTLPALPSRVKEELCPSALPSPTGQQPTVEVRLREGRAVNIHMLCPRRPGLVLSAMKAIEALGLDVQQAVISCFNGFALDVFKAEQCKDGPGLQPEEIKAVLLQSAGFHPAM, from the exons ATGCTATCGCGGTTCAATAATTCGCTCTGGATGCAGGAAGACGACGGCCATGAGCAACAGGGCCTCGGCCACGAGCAGCCGGCGGCAATGGGGATGATGCCGATGATGGGGCAGGAGGCTGGGCACCACCACGACCAGCACCTCCTGGCTATGCCCACGCGGGGAGACGGCGGGTTCCGCGCCCCGTCGATGCTTGATGAGGACTGGTACTTTGGCGCGGGCGCGGTTGGCGACGGCGCCGCGAACGGGTCCATGGCCCTGGTGCCAGCCGCCATGGAAGCATCGGGGTCCAGCTCCGGCTTCGGAGCCGGTCCACAGATATTCCCGCTCCTCAACCTGGGCGGTAGCGGACCGTTCGACGTCTCTGGGTTCGACCTCGGCGGCTCCGGCGCTGGAGGCGGCGATTTCACGGCGTTCCTTGGCGCCGGCAACGCGTCGAACACATCGCCGGTTTCCCTGCTGCCGCATGGGAACGCGGGGTTTCTCGGCTCCTTCGGCGGCTTTGGCACCGCACCGGCACAGATGACAGAGTTTGGTGGCCTCGCCGGTTTCGACTTGTTCGACACCGGTGCCGggggcggaggcgggggcgggAGCGGCTCCTCCTCAGAGGGGCCGGCTGCTCCAGTTTCCTTGACCGCTCCTTTCTCCGGTCGTGGCAAGGCGGCGGTGCTGCGGCCGCTGGAGATCTTCCCGCCTGTGGGGGCGCAGCCAACGCTCTTCCAGAAGCGCGCACTACGGCGTAATGCCGGCGAAGAGGATGACGACAAGAAgcgtaaggcggcggcggcggcggaaggaagcGCCCTGTCCGCGGGCTGTGACACCATGCTCGACGACGCCGACGAGGACATGGGCAGCATTGACGCGTCCGGGCTGAATTACGACTCGGAGGACGGGAGGGGCGTGGAGGAGAGCGGCAGGAAGGACGGCAAGGAGTCGAACGCCAACAGCACGGTGACCGGCGGCGCTGCGGCtgaagggaaggggaagaagaagggaatgCCAGCCAAGAACCTCATGGCGGAGCGCCGTCGTCGGAAGAAGCTCAATGACCGGCTCTACATGCTCAGGTCCGTCGTGCCGAAGATCAGCAAG ATGGACAGGGCTTCTATTCTCGGCGACGCGATCGAGTACCTCAAGGAGCTCCTGCACAAGATCAGTGATCTTCAGAATGAGCTTGAGTCGTCTCCTTCCATGCCCTCGCTGCCTCCGACGCCCACAAGCTTCCACCCTCTGACTCCGACGTTGCCCGCGCTGCCATCCCGCGTGAAGGAGGAGCTTTGCCCGAGTGCGCTGCCAAGCCCTACCGGCCAGCAGCCAACC GTTGAGGTTAGGCTCCGGGAAGGCCGGGCCGTCAACATCCACATGCTGTGCCCTCGCAGGCCCGGGCTTGTGCTCTCTGCCATGAAGGCGATCGAAGCCCTTGGTCTTGATGTGCAGCAGGCCGTTATCAGCTGCTTCAATGGCTTTGCCTTGGACGTCTTCAAGGCTGAG cAATGCAAGGATGGCCCTGGTCTTCAGCCCGAGGAGATCAAGGCGGTTCTCTTGCAATCCGCGGGGTTCCATCCCGCGATGTag